The DNA segment CAAGCCTTTAACTGGAATACAATTCTTGATGAAATGAACAGAAAATTATACACTTTCTGAAATGCAAACACCCACTACAGAACATCAGCGCTTTCTCAAAAAGATCAACAATCAGCTTTTTATTATTCTGCTGCTTATGGTGGCTTGTTTTTTTACGTGGAGTGAAAACGTAGCCATTACGAGAGCCATAAAAGTTGTCGGCAGAATGGGAGTGATGATTTCATCTATAATCGTTTATTACAGAATTATTTCTTACGGAAGTGTTAATTCATTAGTATATAAAAATATATTTTCACCGATTTTATATATTGCCTATCTTATCTTAGGCTTTATATCGTTTTCCTGGAGCACCAATCCGGGATTTAGTGCTTTGCAATGGTTTATGACTTTTCAAAGTTTTGTTTTTGCTTATTTTTTTGTGAAGAGCCTAGCGATACTTGATGTCTATTTTGAAGGTCATTCAATACGGCTGTATCATCTTTTAGGAAATACGGTTTTTGTACTGCAGCTGGTTTTTGTGATCGGCATGTGGACGAATCCCGACGTTTTTTTCCGTCTTACGGACGGAGGGGAAGAAGCCCGTCTGGGGGGAACTTTAATGAACCCCAACGAATTGGGAATGCTTGCCGGAGTAGGTTCTGCATGCCTGATTTTTAATCTTTACAGGTTTAAAAATAAAGTCTGGACCATCATCAAAATTATGATCATTTTATATGCATTATATATGACCGGTTCAAGGTCTTCGCTGATTGGTGTTCTGCTGATCATATTTTTTCATGTTAACCAAACCAAACGGAAAGGACTGAAGCTGGGCATTATTGCAGTGGTTTTGGCAATAGCACCATTTGCAGTGTACACGGTCATTCTTAAAGGCGGAGACCAGTCCAGGCTGGAAGAAGTGATGAGCCTTACGGGAAGATTGCCTTTCTGGAAAGCCCTTATTACAGAAGGGTTGCCCAGGGAACCTCTTCTGGGCTTCGGTTTTATGAGGATTGACTATAAAGAATTCTTTCAGAGTGCTCATACCTATCCCGGAAAAATGACGCACAATACCTTTATGCAGGTACTTATGAACCTCGGTTTTATCGGTTTTACCATCGTTCTTTTTCAGGTATTTTTTACTGTTAAATCAATACTTTCCGCACAGAAGGAACTAAAACTTATGCTGATTGGTATTCTGATACCTATCCTCATCAACTCGTTCACGGAATTCGGAATTTTCGGAGAAAGTAACTATGGAATATTATTTTATCAGATCATTATTTTCTCAATTGCATTCCGCAATAATAATCATCTTACGAGAATACAAAGAATAATTCTTCAAAAGAAAAGACCGGATATGATGGGGTAATTCGAGTTTAAAAATTAGACTTTATTCCAGAATATGGAAAAAGGGTATCTTTTTTATTGTATTTAAATTATTGATAATCAAATAATTATATTTTTGGCAGCGTATTTATATCTCTTTGTATAAAAGCAAGAATTATGAAGACTTTATTTAAAAATACAGGATATAAATTATACACCACAGAACAGCCTGAAAGTTTTAAAATATCTTTTTCTTACATCAGAAACACAGACGGTTCTTTACGCTGGTTTTGGAATTCAAAATCAAAAAAACCATTGTTTTTAAAATTTTATAATGCTTCTTCTTTTAAAGCAAAATTATATGCAATTGCTGTAAAACTGGTATTTGAACTTGGTCTGCAAAATCTGATCTTCGAAAAAGAAATCTTATACTATAAAGTTGAGGGAAATCCTATTTTCAATATCAAATCAGACTGGGCCATGTTCACCGGAACACCCGGACCTAATAATAAGGCTCTGTTGTATACAGCGGGGAGTTTTTATAAAATTGCCTGTACGGAAACAGCAAAAGACCTGTTGATCAATGAATTTGCCAACATGCGCTTTGCTTCCGCCAGCCGGTTATATACTGTTCCGAAAACGGTCTTACACAACGGCAATATTCTACAGACCGATGATATATCAAAAAAAGGCAAGCGAAGCAATACCTTTGGAAGAATTCATGCTAAAACAGTGCAGGGTATTACACAGAAATATCAGCGGTGTTGTTCAATATCAGAATGGGGGTATTTTCAGATGCTGAAAAAAGAAATCAATACATTAAGCGATGAAAGAATACCGTCGAATCTGCTAAGGAAGCTGAATTCCCTATTGGAAAAAGTAGATGAAACCGAACGTATCAGCCTTTCTTTTTCTCACGGTGATTTCACTCCATGGAATTGTTTTCTTCACCATAATACGCTGTCGGTTTACGATTGGGAACTGGCTTCCTGCGAAAAGCCTAAAGGATTCGATTTCTTTCATTTCATTATTCAGAAAGGAATTTTAATTGATAAAAGACCTTGGAAATCTATCCTAGACGAAATTAGACATAAAAACAGGCTTACTTTTCATTTTAATGAAGATGAATTGTATCATCACCTGAAATTTTATCTTTTAATCAACATATCAGTTTACCTTAAAATATATTCGGAACAAAAGGAATGGCATCTTCAGATTCATTGGCTGCTGAAGACCTGGACAGAAGCGCTGAACCATTTTGCAAAAGAAATATATACGGAAAGGGAGCTGTTGATCATGGATATTTTTGACAGTCTTCACACGATTCCTTATGCAGCGTTGAAATTTCACGATAAGAAACCTGAAAAGCTGAGCCTTAATTCTGACATTGATATTCTGATGTCTTCGCAAAATGCAGAAGGATTAATTCGTTTTCTGAAAAGGAACAGTCTTGCAGAACGTGTGGTAGTTTCAAAAAAATCATATATGTACAGGGTCAGGATTATTACAAATGACAAGCAGATTCTTCATCTTGACCTGATCCTGAAAATCCAGTGGAAAGGTTTTGAATTTATGAATGTGAATAAAGTCATCAAGCACTCCGTTTCAAATGAATATGGTGTTAAAACAGCCTGCGACAGTGATACCGCCAAATACCTGCATTACTTCTATACTCTTAACGGCAGTGAGATACCGGAATATTACAGAGATTTTACTGAAAAAAATATTTCAGAAAATAAGCTTGTAAAAATAACGGACCATATTAATCAGCTGAAAATGAATACAAAACGAAGAATATCCTTTTTAAAAGACACATTCATATATATCAAAGACACATTCTCAGAAAAAGGATTTGTTATGACCTTCAGCGGTGTTGACGGTGCCGGAAAATCAACAGTCATTTCGGAAATTTCGAATCTTATCGAAAAACGGTACCGCAGACCGGTGAAAATTTTAAGGCACAGACCTTCTTTACTACCGATTTTAAGCGTCTGGATAAAAGGGAAAGAAAAAGCGCATCTCGATGTAGTCAGTTCATTGCCAAGACAAGGCAGCAATAGCAACACATTTTCGTCTTTTGCAAGGTTCTGTTATTATTATACGGATTACATCATCGGGCAGTTTATTATTTATCTGAAATATGTTTTGCGCGGTAAGGTTGTTCTGTATGACCGGTATTATTTTGATTTTATGGCCGATGCCCGAAGGAGTAATATTAAACTTCCCAAATCAATTGCCGAAAGCGGATATTTTTTCTTAATGAAACCGAAGTTCAACTTCTTCCTGTATGCATCACCAGAGAAGATTCTCAGCAGAAAAGAAGAACTTTCTTATCAGTCGATCTCCTATCTCAATGCAGAATACAATAAACTGTTCTCGAAACTGGGAAAGCATAATAACAGTGCAAAATACATTGCAATTGAGAATAATGATCTGAATGACACTTTAGATATCATCATGAACAGCATTATCACAGCAAAATGAAAATATTGATTGAGAAAATTGTAAAAATGAGAAACCCGGATTTCACGGTAGACCCCGGTTTGAATTCCGGTGCGGTTATGCAGATGATCTGGATTCAGGCGTGCAGTATGCTCCGCGGATTAAGCGTTCTTTTATTTCTTAAAAATCCAAAAGGAATGTTATTGGGAAAACGGGTAGGTTTTTTTAACCTTTCCAAAATAAAATGGGGACAGTTTTTAAGATTGGGGAATGACGTCTATGTTTCCGCACTGGGAAAGAAAGGAGTGGAGTTTGGCAATAATGTTTCCATCGGG comes from the Chryseobacterium nepalense genome and includes:
- a CDS encoding O-antigen ligase family protein — protein: MQTPTTEHQRFLKKINNQLFIILLLMVACFFTWSENVAITRAIKVVGRMGVMISSIIVYYRIISYGSVNSLVYKNIFSPILYIAYLILGFISFSWSTNPGFSALQWFMTFQSFVFAYFFVKSLAILDVYFEGHSIRLYHLLGNTVFVLQLVFVIGMWTNPDVFFRLTDGGEEARLGGTLMNPNELGMLAGVGSACLIFNLYRFKNKVWTIIKIMIILYALYMTGSRSSLIGVLLIIFFHVNQTKRKGLKLGIIAVVLAIAPFAVYTVILKGGDQSRLEEVMSLTGRLPFWKALITEGLPREPLLGFGFMRIDYKEFFQSAHTYPGKMTHNTFMQVLMNLGFIGFTIVLFQVFFTVKSILSAQKELKLMLIGILIPILINSFTEFGIFGESNYGILFYQIIIFSIAFRNNNHLTRIQRIILQKKRPDMMG